From Burkholderia savannae, a single genomic window includes:
- the pdhA gene encoding pyruvate dehydrogenase (acetyl-transferring) E1 component subunit alpha — MTTVGSFDIDYTQYLGPDGEPVQPLPAFAQDAAALLPLYRAMVLTRAFDTKAIALQRTGKIGTFASSVGQEAIGVGVASAMRADDVLFPSYRDHAAQFMRGVTMTESLLYWGGDERGSDFAAARLDFPNCVPIGTQVCHAAGAAYAFMLRGEARVAVAILGDGGTSKGDFYEAMNIAGAWRAPLVIVVNNNQWAISMPRARQTAARTLAQKAIAAGIEGRQIDGNDIVAVRQIAGDAIERARRGGGPTLVEALSYRLGDHTTADDATRYRDAETVGKQWEFEPLLRLRKYLMHRNVWDKAQDEQLGKACYAQVEEAVQAYLAVPQPDASAMFDHLYASLPQAMREQLATALAFAPAAGNHHG, encoded by the coding sequence ATGACCACGGTCGGCAGCTTCGACATCGATTACACGCAATACCTCGGCCCCGACGGCGAGCCGGTCCAGCCGTTGCCCGCGTTCGCGCAGGACGCGGCCGCGTTGCTGCCGCTCTATCGCGCGATGGTGCTCACGCGCGCGTTCGACACGAAAGCGATCGCGCTGCAGCGCACCGGCAAGATCGGCACGTTTGCGTCGTCGGTCGGGCAGGAGGCGATCGGCGTGGGCGTCGCGAGCGCGATGCGGGCCGACGACGTACTGTTTCCGTCGTACCGCGATCATGCCGCGCAGTTCATGCGCGGCGTCACGATGACGGAGAGCCTGCTCTATTGGGGCGGCGACGAGCGCGGCAGCGATTTCGCGGCCGCGCGCCTGGATTTTCCGAACTGCGTGCCGATCGGCACGCAGGTGTGCCATGCGGCGGGCGCCGCGTATGCGTTCATGCTGCGCGGCGAAGCGCGCGTCGCGGTGGCGATACTCGGCGACGGCGGCACGTCGAAGGGCGATTTCTACGAGGCGATGAACATCGCGGGCGCGTGGCGCGCGCCGCTCGTCATCGTCGTCAACAACAACCAGTGGGCGATCTCGATGCCGCGCGCGCGGCAGACGGCCGCGCGCACGCTCGCGCAGAAGGCGATCGCCGCGGGCATCGAAGGGCGGCAGATCGACGGCAACGACATCGTCGCGGTGCGCCAGATCGCGGGCGACGCGATCGAGCGCGCGCGGCGCGGCGGCGGCCCGACGCTCGTCGAAGCGCTCAGCTACCGCCTCGGCGATCACACGACGGCGGACGACGCGACGCGCTACCGCGACGCCGAAACCGTCGGCAAGCAATGGGAGTTCGAGCCGTTGCTGCGCCTGCGCAAATACCTGATGCATCGGAACGTGTGGGACAAGGCGCAGGACGAGCAGCTCGGCAAGGCGTGCTACGCGCAGGTCGAAGAAGCGGTGCAGGCGTATCTCGCCGTGCCGCAGCCGGATGCGTCGGCGATGTTCGACCATCTGTACGCGAGCCTGCCGCAGGCGATGCGGGAGCAGCTCGCGACGGCGCTCGCGTTCGCGCCGGCCGCGGGGAATCATCATGGCTGA
- a CDS encoding GYD domain-containing protein: MATYVVLANFTDQGIRTVKDSPKRAGQVAEMAKSFGCEMKEVYWTLGAFDIVAVVEAADEQSLTTFGFALGSAGNVRTQTLRAFTKNEIGAIIGRLP; this comes from the coding sequence ATGGCGACTTATGTGGTTCTTGCAAACTTCACGGACCAAGGCATCCGCACGGTGAAGGACAGCCCGAAGCGGGCCGGTCAGGTGGCGGAGATGGCGAAGAGTTTCGGATGCGAAATGAAGGAGGTCTACTGGACGCTCGGCGCGTTCGATATCGTCGCGGTCGTCGAGGCGGCCGACGAGCAAAGTCTCACCACGTTCGGCTTCGCGCTCGGTTCGGCGGGCAACGTTCGCACGCAGACGCTGCGCGCGTTCACGAAGAACGAAATCGGCGCGATCATCGGCAGATTGCCGTAA
- the glnA gene encoding type I glutamate--ammonia ligase — translation MSNTQGDAGSPFAASVEAGSYRIARPAGVSDVIELVRTHGIQIVDLKFTDLPGLWQHFSITLPELHADLFSAGIGFDGSSIRGFQEIHESDMLLRPDPTTAFVDPVCEAPTLSILCDVIDPATHGPYSRDPRYVAKKAEAHLRATGVATACYVGPELEFFIFDSIRYGQDQHSGYYHVESAEGDWATGRDEGAYGGGNLGYKERYKEGYFPTPPNDTLQDIRSEIALTLQRAGVQVEVHHHEVATAGQNEIDMRFATLTRMADNVMIYKYVCKNVARRHGKVATFMPKPLFADNASGMHCHQSLWADERNLFYDAHGWAMTSQLCRWYIGGLLEHAPALMAFCAPTTNSYKRLVPGYEAPVNLAMSQRNRSAAARIPMVSDAPAARRVEFRCPDPSANAYLAFAAMLMAGLDGIENRIDPGPPLDTNIYELPREEAAKVRQVPGSLDASLAALEADNAFLRKGDVFTDDVIRTWIDYKRRRELDAIRLRPHPWEFYLYFDV, via the coding sequence ATGTCGAATACGCAAGGCGACGCAGGATCGCCGTTCGCGGCGTCCGTCGAAGCGGGCAGCTACCGCATCGCGCGGCCGGCCGGCGTGAGCGACGTGATCGAACTAGTGCGTACGCACGGCATCCAGATCGTCGATCTCAAGTTCACCGATCTGCCGGGCCTTTGGCAGCATTTCTCGATCACGCTTCCGGAACTCCACGCGGATCTGTTCAGCGCGGGAATCGGTTTCGACGGCTCGTCGATCCGCGGCTTCCAGGAGATTCACGAATCCGACATGCTGCTGCGTCCCGATCCGACGACCGCGTTCGTCGATCCGGTATGCGAGGCGCCGACGCTGTCGATTCTTTGCGACGTGATCGATCCGGCGACGCACGGGCCGTATTCGCGCGATCCGCGCTACGTCGCGAAAAAAGCGGAAGCGCATTTGCGTGCGACGGGCGTGGCGACGGCCTGCTACGTCGGCCCGGAGCTCGAATTCTTCATTTTCGATTCGATCCGCTACGGCCAGGATCAGCACAGCGGCTACTACCACGTCGAATCGGCCGAGGGCGATTGGGCGACGGGCCGAGACGAGGGCGCTTACGGCGGCGGCAACCTCGGCTACAAGGAGCGCTACAAGGAAGGCTATTTTCCGACGCCGCCGAACGACACGCTGCAGGACATCCGCTCGGAAATCGCGCTGACGCTGCAGCGCGCGGGCGTGCAGGTCGAAGTGCATCATCACGAAGTCGCGACGGCCGGCCAGAACGAAATCGACATGCGTTTCGCGACGCTCACGCGCATGGCCGACAACGTGATGATCTACAAATACGTGTGCAAGAACGTCGCGCGCCGGCACGGCAAGGTCGCGACGTTCATGCCGAAGCCGCTGTTCGCGGACAACGCGAGCGGCATGCATTGCCATCAGAGCCTGTGGGCCGACGAACGCAATCTGTTCTACGACGCGCACGGCTGGGCGATGACGTCGCAGCTGTGCCGCTGGTACATCGGCGGACTGCTCGAGCATGCGCCGGCGCTGATGGCGTTCTGCGCGCCGACGACGAATTCGTACAAGCGCCTCGTGCCGGGCTACGAAGCGCCCGTCAATCTCGCGATGTCGCAGCGCAACCGCTCGGCCGCCGCGCGGATTCCGATGGTGTCGGACGCGCCCGCCGCGCGGCGCGTCGAGTTTCGCTGCCCCGATCCGTCGGCGAACGCGTATCTCGCGTTCGCGGCAATGCTGATGGCCGGGCTCGACGGCATCGAGAACAGGATCGATCCGGGCCCGCCGCTCGATACGAACATCTACGAGCTGCCGCGCGAGGAAGCGGCGAAGGTCCGGCAGGTGCCGGGCTCGCTCGACGCGTCGCTCGCCGCGCTCGAAGCCGACAACGCGTTCCTGCGCAAGGGCGACGTGTTCACCGACGACGTGATCCGCACGTGGATCGACTACAAGCGCAGGCGCGAGCTCGATGCGATCCGGCTGCGTCCGCATCCTTGGGAGTTCTATCTGTACTTCGACGTCTAG
- a CDS encoding alpha/beta fold hydrolase — MPYVRTGNGPAVLFVHGSLCDFRFWHAQSSGLAAHFDCIAPSLTHYWPAPHAASLPPFSWSTHADQVGAFIERLDIGAVHLVGHSRGGCVAYHVAARFPSLVRSLTLADPGGSLAGPAAEDAKASLDTKRLRSRAVALIAQGETDAGLELFVDSVSRPGTWRKSTRVFRTMATDNAHTLAMQLRDPLPAYAAETARGVACPALLIDGEKSPAHFHANVDALSRWMPNASRATIAGASHGMNLARPSAFNRHLREFFLSA, encoded by the coding sequence ATGCCCTACGTACGAACCGGCAACGGCCCGGCCGTGCTGTTCGTCCACGGCTCGCTGTGCGATTTCCGTTTCTGGCATGCCCAATCGAGCGGCCTCGCCGCGCATTTCGACTGCATCGCGCCGAGCCTCACGCACTATTGGCCTGCGCCGCACGCGGCATCGCTGCCGCCGTTCAGCTGGAGCACGCACGCCGACCAAGTCGGCGCGTTCATCGAACGTCTCGACATCGGCGCCGTGCATCTCGTCGGCCATTCGCGCGGCGGCTGCGTCGCATATCACGTCGCGGCCCGCTTTCCGTCGCTCGTCCGTTCACTCACGCTCGCGGACCCCGGCGGATCGCTCGCCGGCCCGGCCGCCGAGGACGCAAAGGCGTCGCTCGACACGAAGCGCCTGCGATCGCGCGCGGTGGCGCTGATCGCGCAAGGCGAGACCGACGCCGGGCTCGAGCTGTTCGTCGATTCGGTCAGCCGTCCCGGCACCTGGCGAAAGAGCACGCGCGTCTTCCGCACGATGGCGACCGACAACGCGCATACGCTCGCCATGCAGTTGCGCGATCCGCTGCCCGCGTATGCGGCGGAAACGGCGCGCGGCGTCGCGTGTCCGGCGCTGCTGATCGACGGCGAGAAGAGCCCGGCTCACTTTCACGCGAACGTCGACGCGCTGAGCCGATGGATGCCGAACGCGTCGCGGGCCACGATCGCGGGCGCGTCCCACGGCATGAATCTCGCGCGGCCGAGCGCGTTCAATCGGCATCTTCGCGAGTTCTTTCTGTCCGCGTGA